GTGCCCAGTCGAACAGGCTCAAGCACAGATCGATGGTGCTGGAGTCCAGCGCATAGACCGTGTTGTCCAAGTCGACGCCGAGCGCATCGTTCGCGTACAGCTTGCGTGCGCGCCGGATCAGCAAGGCAGCCAGGTCCGACCAGATGCGCCAGTCGCGCGATTCGTTGGCGTCGGCCAGCGTGGAGCGCTTGACCGCCGAGCGAAACCCCATCGCATACAGCTTGCCGGCATTGGCCGACAAGCTGGCCTCGATGTCGCGCAGACTCTCTCGCCAAGTCAGCTGCGCGAAGGCCATCGCCCGGAACTGCTCGGCGCACGACAGCGCTCGCACACCCGAGTTGCCTCCATGGCGCTGCACGATGCGCGCGAAGCTGGTCCATGGGACGAACTCCATGATCTGAGAAAACAAGGTCTTGCCGATGTGCACGCGCTTCCCCAGAGACAGTCAAGCCCGGGAAAGTACGCGGTTTTGGAAGAGCGAAGTTCAAATCGGCACCAAACGAAATCGGTCTGCAACCCGCGCCAATGCTTGATCTCAGGCTCGGCGCGGACCATTTAACCGGACAGTAGTGATACAGACCAAAGACTTATCTTCACACCCGGATCGCGACGTCTTGGCCTGCTGCGTGCGCCGAAGGCGTGGTGCTTTCATCCCCCTCAGATGCGAATCGTGGACCACGGCGCCCCACTCGCCGTCGGGAACCAGGAGCGCCACTACCGGGTTTGCGCCTGTCCATCGCGCATCTGCGCCTGCAGCACCGACGTGGCAAGCGCGAGCGCGTCGATGTGCCGTCGCACGTCGGCATTGAGGGCGCGCAGCATCGCGCCCAACTGAGCGCGCGAAGGCGGCACGCTGGCGCGCGCCTCGTCGACGTATTCGGGCAACACGAAATGCTGCAACGCGTAGTGCCCTTCGAACGCGTCCGACCACTCGTTCACCTGATCACAGACCCTGCCGATCAGCGAAAGGCATGGGGTGGCGGCTGCGGAACAAGCGCTTGCTTGTGCGGCATCGGCATCGGCATCGGCATCGGCATGCGTTGGACGCGTGACGCGGGTGGACAGTGCGTTGGATGCGGTCAATTCCGATCAAGCTGTTTTTGCTCGACCGACGCAGCGTAGCCACGGAGCTGAAGCCGATGGGGGCAAGGCGTTGCCGCGTGGGCGCGATGGAGGTCGGCTAGCATGGCGACTTCGGCCAAAAATTTACATCCATCGCTTGCGGCCTATCGCCGTTGTTCGACATCCATGATTTGAACCCCACCGATCGCCCCAGTCCCTTCCCATGAACAAAGACACATCGAAGATGACCTCGGACGAATTGCGCGCAATGGCCGCTGCATTGATAAAGCAGGCCGAGGCGCAAAGCACACGTGAGTTTGAGAGCACGATGAACTTCCTTTCCGACAAGCTCAAGCGCATGGGGAAGACGAAGAAGGATGCCGTGCTGTACCTGATCAAGATGATGCGCACCCACGAGGCCGAGGCAACGCTGGCTGAGCTATCTGCCGGCACGCCCTCTGCAACGAAAGGCCGCAAGAACAAGGAGCGCGCCGATCTGGACAGTGAGGGCAACCCCCCCGAGGTGGGCGTGACGTATCGACTGCCAACGGGCGAGAGCTGGCAGCGCAAGGGAAAGGTGGGGGCGACCAAGCGAGAATTCGCGGAGCATGCGCAGACGACGACCTGGGCTGCGATGAGAGCGTGAAGCAGCGAAGTCCGGCGTGTTGTTGGAGCTCGCAGGCCACCGCATGGCACCGCGATGACGAGCAGGAACTCAACGAGAATGGTCGTCATGACCGATAAAAACCTCGACGAGCGCACCGTTTACGAAGCTGGATGCCATTGCGGAACCGTGCGCTTTACTTTGCGCTTGACCGATGGCTTGCGCACTGCCCGGAGATGCAACTGCTCGTACTGCCGTATGCGTGGAGCCGTAGCGGTTTCTGCCAACCTGGACGACATCAAAGTCACGCAAGGTGAAGATGCGCTCACCCTGTACCGGTTCAATACAGGCGAAGCGAAACACTATTTCTGCTCCCAATGTGGCATCTACACCTTTCACCAGCGCCGGTCGTCCCCCCACCAGTACGGGGTCAATGTGGCGTGCATAGAAGGTATGAGTCCTTTTGATTTCGCTGAAGTCCCGGTCAACGAAGGTCGCATGCACCCCAAAGACCGTGCGGGAGGTGGCTCGGTGGTCGCTGGCTGGTTGAGATACCAGGCCAATCCTGAAGCAGACCCAAGCTGAACGGTTTCAACGCGAGCCCTCAGAACTCCAACGACATCCACGCCCCAGGCAAGGGCGCGTCCTTCGGCCATTCGCCCGCCTCCCGGATGTGCGGCCCCCCGCTGCCCACGATGTGTTGCACCGCGCGGATCACGCCAGCATGCGTGACCCAGACCACGTCGGTGCTGGTCGCCGGACGCAGATCGCCCAGTGCGGCGGCCACGCGGTAGAGCAGTTGCTGCGTGCTCTCCATGCCACCAAAACGGTGGTGCGCGAAGTCGGCCATCCACTCGTCGAACGCGCTGCGTGGCACCGCGTCCCAGCGTTGCAACTCCCAGGTACCGAAGTCCATTTCGTTCAAACGCGTGTCGACGCGCACCGCACCCAGATCGGGACGCTCGGTTTGCAGTGCGCCAGCCAGTTGTTGCGCACGCTGCAGACCAGAGACCCACACGGGCGTGCCTTGCGGCGGCAACGGCGCGAAGGCTTTGGCGGCTTCGCGTGTGAGCGCGGTGTCGGCCGCGACATCGCTCGCGCCGTAGCACAGGCCAGGCGGCAGCAGCACCGGCGCGTGGCGCAACATCCAGAGTTTCATGGCGACGAAAAAGGCAGGAAAGACAGGAAGGGCGAGAACGAGACGCACACGCCCAGGTAGAACAGCACTTCGCACACCTGCTGGGTCGCGCCCAGGCCGTCACCGGTGAAGCCTTGCAGGCGGCGTTGCAGCAGCCGCCACATCCACGCCAGGCCGAGCAGCGAGGCCAGCACCGCCACCGCCCAGGTGGCCCCCGGCCGTTGCCACCACACCAGGGCCATGGCCAGCGCCCACCACAACAGGCCTGCCCACAGGCCCGCGTTGGACAAACTCTCCGCCAAGGGCTTGCTCTTGGATTGCGCGGTGTCACCCACGTGTGGCAGCGTGCGAATGATGAACAACGGCAAGGTGCGCGAGGTGACGTGCGCGGCGAACAGCGCCACCACCGCGAGCCACGGACCCATCTGCGCCAGCAGGGCCAGCAGCGCGGTCTTGGTGAGCAGCGCGAGCACCAGCGCGATCGCGCCGTAGCTGCCGATGCGCGAGTCTTTCATGATGTCCAGCGCGCGCTCGCGCTGGGCGCTGCCGCCCAGGCCATCGGCCAGGTCGGCCAGGCCGTCTTCGTGGAACGCGCCGGTGAGCAGGACGCTGAAGATGGTGCAGACCAGGGCCGCCACCCAGGGCGCGGCGGGCAGCGGCGGCAGCAGCCACAGCGCGCCATAGAACACGGCCGCCGAGAGCAGGCCCACCACCCAACCCACACCCGGGAAATGCGCGGCGCTGGCGCGCAGCATGGCCGGGCTGAAACCGACCCATTCGGCCACGCGGCCGGTGACCGGAATGCGCGTGAAGAACTGCAGCGCCAGCAGGAAATGCCTGAGGAAGCGGCTCATGTCACGGCGTCGACGGGGTAGCTTCGCCGCTGCGCGACACACCGGCCGATTCGAAGCTCGCCATCTCGCGCAGCACGGCACACGCGCTCATCAACAAAGGCCAGGCCAGCGCCGCGCCCGACCCTTCGCCCAGCCGCAGGCCCAGGTCGAGCAAGGGTTCGGCACGCAAGTGCGCGAGCATGAGCGCATGGCCGCGCTCGCCCGAGCGGTGCGCGAACACGCAGCGCTGCAATACGTGAGGCTGCAGGTGCGATGCCACGAGCACGGCCGAGGTGGCAATGAAGCCGTCGACCACGATCACGCGCCGCTCTTCGGCCGCCTGCAGCACCGCGCCCACGAGCGTGGCGATTTCGAAGCCGCCGAACGCGGCGAGCACGTCCAACGGTGCTCGCGCGTCTGCGTGGCGCGCGAGCACGTCACGCAGGATGGCGATCTTGCGCTGCACCGCTTCGGCGTCCAGCCCGGTGCCCGCGCCGGTCACGTCGGCAATGCCCAGGCCCGCCAGGCGCGCCAGCAGCAGGGACGCGGCCGAGGTGTTGCCGATGCCCATCTCGCCGAGCAGCAAGGCGTTGCCCGGCAAACCACGCACCACCGCGCGGCCGTTGTCGATGGCTTGCTGGCATTGCTCGGCGGTCATCGCCGGGCCTTCGAGCGCATCGGCGGTGCCGGGAGCGATCTTGCGGATCAGCAGGCCTTCTCTTGGCGCGAAGTCGTGCCGCACCCCGCAATCGACCACGGTGAGGCCGATGCCGTGCTGGCGCGCCAGCACGCTCACGGCCGCACCACCGGCAAGGAAGTTCTCCACCATCTGCCAGGTCACGTCGCTCGGGTAGGCCGAGACACCGCGCGCGGCCAGGCCGTGGTCGGCCGCGCACACCAGCATCTGCGGCGCGTGCAACTCGGGCGTGGCCGTGCCCAGGATCAGGCCGATGCGCTGTGCCAGCGCTTCCAGGCGGCCGAGCGAGCCCAGGGGTTTGGTCTTGTTGTCCAGCGCGTGTTGCAGGGTCTGCGCGAGTTCGGCCTGGGTGATGTCGGGAATGGTGGTGTTCATGGTGTAGGGGACGCAATGAGTTGATCGAGCACGCCCGGCTCGAAATGGGTCTGGATGTAGTCGGCCAGGCCGTCGAACACGGTGTCCAGCGTGGGCACGGTGGCGCCGAACAGGGCCTGCAGCACGCGCGGGTCTTCGAACAGGCCGTGCAGGTACACGCCGAGCACGTTGCCGCGCGCGTTCTGCCAGCCCAGGCCGTGGGGCAAGGCCTCGCGCGCCACGTCGCCGGCAGCGGCCATGGCGGCGTGCGGCAGCGTCTGGCCGTGGTGGATTTCATAACCTGCCGCCTCCACCCGCGAGAGCGCGGCCCAGGGCCCTTGCAGTTCGCCGAAGGTGGTGTGGGTGTGCCGCACGGTCTTCTGCGGGTCGAACTGGGTCACCAGCGGCAGCAGGCCGAGGCCGGGTGCGTTGCCATCGATGCCGTGCGTGTCGACGAGCGCCTCGCCCAGCATCTGCAGGCCGCCGCACACGCCCAGCACCGCCCCGCCCTGTTCGGCGTGCGCGGCCACCGCGCGGTCCAGGCCTTGCGCGCGCAGCCAGGCGAGGTCGGCGGCCGTTGCCTTGCTGCCGGGCAGCACGATCCAGTCGGCACCGGCGCAATCGGCCGGCGTGCGCGCCCAGACCAGGCGCACGCCTGGCACGTTCTTGAGCGGCTGGAATTCGTCGAGGTTGCTGAGGCGCGGGTACGCAATGACCGCGATGGTTGTTTGCACCGTGCCGGATGCGCGGGTCTTGTCATCGAAAACACCGTCCTCTTCCGGCAGGCCGTGCTGCCACCACATCGGCAGCGTCGCCACGGTGGGCACGCCGGTGAGGTCTTGCAGCTGCTGCGGTGCGGGGGCGAGCAGCGTGGCGTCGCCGCGGAACTTGTTGAGCACGAAGCCGTGGATGAGCGCACGTTCCTCGGGTGGCAGCAGGGCCCAGGTGCCATAGAGGTGGGCGAAGGCGCCGCCCCGGTCGATGTCGGTCACGAGCAGGCAGCGGGCCTGCGCGTGCAGCGCCACCCGCATGTTCACGATGTCGCTGGCGTGCAGGTTGATCTCGGCCGGCGAGCCCGCGCCTTCGATCACCACCACGTCGTTCTCTTCGCGCAGGGCATCCAGCGCGGCGGCGATCTGCGGCCACACGTGCAGGCTGCGGCCACGCCAGGGCATGTTGGAGAGGGCTTCGCTTACCTGCCCCATCAGCACCACCTGGCTGCGCGTGTCGGCCTCGGGCTTGAGCAGCAGCGGGTTCATGCGCACGTCGGGTTCGGCGCGTGCGGCGAGCGACTGGAAATACTGCGCGGAGCCGATTTCGCCGGCATCCACCACCCGAGCGTTGTTGCTCATGTTCTGCGCCTTGAACGGCGCGACTTTCAAACCTTGGCGCGCGTAGTGGCGGCACAGCGCGGTGGTGAGCCAGCTCTTGCCCGCGCCGCTGGTGGTGCCCAGCACCATCACGCAACACGCCGTCATGCCACCCGCTCCCGCTGCGCAAGCAGCGCATGGTGCAAGGCGTGCAGCGCTTCGGGCGGCTGGGCGCTCAGGCGGAAGTGGCCCGGCAGGCCGAAGGACGTGGTGTCGCGCAGCTTGATGCCGTGCGCGCGCAGGGCCGGCAGATGGAGTGCTTGCGGCGGCGCGGCGCAGAAGAAGTTGGCGTCGCTCGGCAACACGGTCCAGCCCAGATCGCTCAGCATGGCCGTCAGGTTCTGCTTCCATTGGCGCAGGGTGGGCAGGCTCTGCGCCAACCAGTCCTGCGACGCGCAGGACAGCCAGGCGTCGAGCAGCGCCACGGCGTGCGCGCCCAGCGGCCAGGACGGCGCGAGCTGGTCGAGCGCGCGCGCCTCGGCCAGCGCATGTTCAGGGGCAATGGCGTAGGCACCGCGCACGCCCGTGAGGCCCAGGGCCTTGTTGGGCGTCCAGAGTTGCCACACGCGGTTCTGCGCCACCGGATCGAGGCTGCACACGCCGCGCAGGCGCAGCGGCTCGTAGGCGCGGTCCAGCACCACCTGCAGCGCCGAGCCGGCCACGGCCTGCGCCAGCGGATCGGCAGCACCCAGAGGGCTGGCGGGCTCGCACAGCCACGCCAGATCGGCCTGCGCGGGCTCTCGCGTGCGCTCGAAACGCCAGGCCTGCGCGGCCTGCGCGTAGTCGCCATAGGCGAGCGCCGGCCACCACGCGCGACGCCCGCCTTCGCGCGCCACCCAGGCCGTGATGCGGCCGATGAACTCGCTGGCGCTGCCCGCGAGCACGATGCGCCCGGCGTCCACTGCGTGAAAGGCGGCGATGGCTTCGCGCAGGCTGGTGTAGGCCGGGTCGGCGTAGTGGCGCGCATCGGCGCCTTGTACCGCCGCCCGCGCCGTGGGGCATGGGCCGCAGGCGTTGGCGTTGGTGGAGAAATCCCAGGCCGCCACGCCGAGTGCGTCGGGGCCGCCGTGTGTGCGGTTCATACGAATGCTTTCCAGAAAAATGCCGCCCAAACGAGCGCGGCCAGCGCCAGCACGCGCACCACGCGGCCGGCCAGTTGCAAGGCTTGCGCCGTATCGCCCGATTGTGCGAGATGGCCGTCGCCGTGCAGCTCGTACACGCCCGGCTTGGACAGGCGCACGTCCAGCGCCAGCGCCATCGCGGCCATGGGCCAGCCGCTGTTGGGCGAAGGCGTGCGCCGCGCCTGCGCGGGCAAGGCGCGCAGGCGCGGCGCCGCGCCGAGCAGGCCAAGCAGCACGCCGGTGAGGCGGGCGGGCAGCCAGGACAGCACGTCGTCCGCGCGCGCGGCCCACTTGCCGGCCCAGGTCCAGTCGCGTCCGTGGCGTTCGCCCCGGTAACCCCACATGGCGTCGGCGGTATTGGCAAAACGGTAGAGGGCCGCGCCGGGCAGGCCGGCGATGGCAAACCAGAACAGGGGCGCAACCACCGAATCGTTGAGGTTTTCCGCGAGCGATTCGATGGCGCTCTCGCGCACCTGCTGCGCGCTCAGCGCGCTGGTGTCGCGGCTCACCAGCCACGACAGGCGTTCGCGCCCGGCTTGCAGCGAGGTGCCCAGGGCCGCTTCGACCGCGCGCACTTCGTCGCGCAACATGCGCCAGGCCAGCAGCGGCTTGAGCAACACGCCCAGCACCACAGCTTGCAGCCACCAGGGCCAAGCGGCCATGGCGCTCACCAGAGCGAATGCCAGCGCCACCATGGCGGACGCGCCCAGGCACCAGGCCAGCGCGCCGAGCAGGAAGGCCCGCAGGGCGAAGGCCGCCGCAGCCGCAGCCACAGTCGGGGTGGCGGGCGGCGCGATGCGCTGGCCCATGAACGACAGGTAGCGCCCGATGCCCACGACCGGGTGCCAGCGCGCGGGTGGTTCGCCCCACGCACCGTCCAGCGCGAGCGCCACCAACAGCGCGAGCGGCGCCACGATGGAAGGCGTGATGAGCTCGAACATGGCGCTCACCATGCGCTCAGGCCTCTTCAAGCTCGCGCGAAGCACCCGCGCAGGTGCGCGCGGCGGTGCGCAGCGCGCGCAGCAGCGCGTCCACATCGGCAGCTTCGTGCGCGGCCGACAGCGCGATGCGCAGGCGCGCCGTGCCCGCGGGCACGGTGGGCGGGCGGATCGCCGGCACCCACAGGCCTTGCTCGCGCAGCGAGGCCATCACGGTCAACGCGTCTTCGTTGTCGCCGATCACCAGGGGCTGGATCGCCGTGTCCGAGGGCATGAGCGACCAGCCGGCCGCATCCAGTGCGGGGTCGACGCCGCGGGCCAGGCCTTCGCGCAGTTGCGCGATGCGCGCGTGCAACTGGTGGCGGCGGCGCTCGCCGTCTTCACCGAGCACGCAGCGCAAGCCGGCACGCACGGCCTCGGCCAGCAAGGCGGGCGCGGCCGTGGCGTAGGTGTAGCTGCGGGTTTTCTGCAGCAGCCATTCCACCAGCCGCTCGGGCCCGGCCACGAACGCGCCGGCCACGCCCAGGGCCTTGCCCAGCGTGGCCATGTAGAGGATGCGCGGCGAGAGGTTCGCGCCGGTCAGGCCCACGGCCGCGAGCGCGCCACGTCCTTGCGGGCCGAGCACGCCGAAGCCGTGTGCGTCGTCGATCAGCAGCAAGGCGTCGTGCCGCTCGCACAGCGCGTGCAGCGCCGCGAGCTCGGCGACGTCGCCGTCCATGCTGAACACCGCGTCGCTGATGACGAGTTTGCGCCGCGCGGCGCTGGCCGCCAGTTGCGCGTCGAGTTGCGCCAGATCGGCGTGGCGAAAGCGGTGCACCGTGGCCTTGGACAGGCGCGCGCCATCGATCAGGCAGGCATGGTTCAACGCGTCGGAGAACAGCGCATCGCCCTCGCCCACCAGTGCGGGCACGATGCTCGCGTTGGTCGCATAGCCGGCGTAGAAGTAGAGCGCGCGCGGCAGGCCCACGGCCTCGGCCAGTTCGCGTTCCAGCGCGCCGTTGGCCACGCTGTGCCCGCTCACCATGGGCGATGCGCCCGAGCCCACGCCGTAGCGCTCCACCGCGGCGTGCACCGCTTCGCGCAAGGCCGGCGACTGCGCCAGGCCCAGGTAGTCGTTGCTGCAGAAAGCCAGCAGGGAAACGCCCTCCACGTTCAGGCGCGCGCCTTGCTCGGGCACCACCTCGCGGCGGCGGCGGCGCAGGGTCTGCGCGTCCAGCGCGGCCAGGCGGTCGTCGAATTCGTTCAACCAGGTCATCGTGTGATGTTCTTTCTATTGCCAGGACTCGGGCAGGTCCAGCACGATCTCGCCCGCAGCGGGTGCGGGGGTTTGGTACGGCACGCGGCCCAGCAGGGGCGCGGGCAGCCAGCGGCGCAGCGTGTGAATGTTCTCTTCGCGGCAGGGCATGTCGGGATCAATGGCATTGGCCACCCAGCCCGCGAGTTCCAGCCCATCGGCGCGGATCGCTTCGGCCGTGAGCAGCGCGTGGTTGAGGCAGCCCAGCCGCAAGCCGACCACCAGCACCACGGGCGCACCGATAGCGCGCGCCAGATCGGCCAGCGTCTCGGTGCCGTTCAAAGGCACACGCCAACCACCCGCGCCTTCGACCAGCACCACGTCGGCCTGCGCCTTCAGCGCGCGATGCGCGGCCAGCAGTTCGGTCACGCCCACGTGGCGGCCCGCATGCGCGGCCGCGAGGTGCGGCGCGATGGGTTCGGCCAGGGCCACCGGGTTGTCGAGTTCCGGCGGCACCGCCACCGTGGACGCGGCGCGCAGGGCCAGCACGTCTTCGCTGACCCAGGCGCCCTGATGCTCGATCAAACCGGCCGCCACGGGCTTCATGCCGACCACGCGGCGGTGCCGCCGCGCCAGCGCTTGCAACAAGGCCGTGCTGATCAGCGTCTTGCCCACGCCGGTGTCGGTGCCAGTGACGAAGCAGCCGTCAAACGCCATCGCGCAGCGCCTCCACCGTGGCCTGGCCCGGTTCCTCTTGCGCCAGCGTGGCCTGCAAGGCGGCCTGCGCGCCACGTGCAAGAAAGGCACACGCCTCCTCGTCGATCACGTACGGCGGCATGGCATAGAGCGTGTGGCCGATGGGCCGCAGCACCAGGCCCTGGTCCAGGGCATGGCGCGCGTAGCGGCGCGCGAAGTCCGGCAGGCTGCAAGCGATGTCCCACGCGAACACCATGCCCTGGCGGCGCGGGTGCCGCACGCGCGGGTGTTGCGACAGCGGTTCGAAGCACGCGGCCAAGGTGTGGGCGGTGGCCACGTTGCGCCGCAGCGCATCGGTCTGCTCGAACAGGTCGAGCGTGGCCAGCGCCGCGCGGCAGGCCAGCGGGTTGCCGGTGTAGCTGTGCGAATGCAGGAAAGCGCGCGCGACCTGATCGTCGTAGAACGCGGCGTAGACCGCGTCGGTGGTGAGCACCACCGACAAGGGCAGCGTGCCACCGGTCAGGCCTTTGGATAGGCAGAGAAAGTCGGGCCGGATGCCGGCCTGCTCGTGCGCGAACAGCGTGCCGGTGCGACCGAAGCCGACCGCGATTTCGTCCAGCACCAGGTGCACTTCGTATTGGTCGCACAGCTCGCGTGCGCGCCGCAGGTAGTGCGGGTCGTGCATCGCCATGCCGGCCGCGCATTGGATCAGGGGTTCGACGATCAGCGCCGCCGTGTCTTCGTGGTGTGCTTCCAGCCACGCGGCCAGGGCCTGGGCGGCTCGCTCGGCCACGCCGGCGGCGGATTCGCCGGGCGCGGCGGTGCGCGCATCGGGGCTGGGCGCGGTATCGGCCAGGCGCACCAACGGCGCATAGGCTTCGCGGAACAGCGCGATGTCGGTCACGGCCAGCGCGCCCACGGTCTCACCATGGTAACCACCGGCCACGCCGACGAAGCGGTGCTTGCGCGCGCGCCCCGCGTTGCGCCAGTGGTGCGCGCTCATCTTGAGCGCGATCTCGGTGGCGCTCGCGCCATCGCTGCCGTAGAACGCGTGGCCCAGGCCGGTGAGCGCGTGCAGGCGTTCGGACAGCTCGACCACCGGCGCGTGGGTGAAGCCGGCAAGCATGACGTGGTCCAACTGGTCGAGCTGGTCTTTCAGCGCATCGCGAATGGCCGGATGGTTGTGGCCGAACAGGTTGACCCACCAGGAACTGATCGCGTCGAGGTAGCGCCGGCCCTCGTGGTCGTGCAGCCAGACACCTTCGGCGCGCGCGATCGGCACCAGCGGCACACGGGCTCCTTCGGGCGCGTGCAGTTTCATCTGCGTGCAGGGGTGCCACACGGCAGCTAGGCTGCGCTGGCGCCAGGTGTCGTTGAGCGACATTCAGTCCGCCGAGACGTGCCGGGGCCGCAAGCCGAGTTTGTTCAGCAAGCCCATGTCGGCCGCCACATCGGGGTTGCCGGTGGTCAGCAGCTTCTCGCCGTAGAAGATGGAGTTCGCGCCGGCCAGGAAGCACAGCGCCTGCACGGCTTCGCTCATCTGCTGGCGCCCGGCCGACAGGCGCACCCGCGCGCGGGGCATGGTGATGCGCGCCACGGCAATGGTGCGCACGAATTCCAGCGGGTCCAGGTCGGGCTGGTCGGCCAGCGGCGGGCCCTGCACTTTCACCAGGTGGTTGATCGGCACCGACTCGGGGTAGTCGGGCGCGAGGTTGGCCAGCTGGGCCACGAGCGCGGCGCGCTGCAGGCGCGATTCGCCCATGCCCACGATGCCGCCGCAGCACACCTTCACACCCGCGCCGCGCACGCGCGCCAGGGTGTCCAGGCGGTCCTGGTAGTCGCGCGTGGTGATGATCTCGCAGTAGAAATCGGGCGCGCTGTCCAGGTTGTGGTTGTAGTAGTCCAGCCCGGCGTCGCGCAGGATTTCGGCATGGCCTTCGCCCAGCATGCCCAGCGTGGCGCAAGCCTCCAGGCCTTCGGCCTTCACGATACGCACCAGTTCGGCCACGGCGTCCACGTCGCGGTCCTTCGGTGCGCGCCAGGCAGCGCCCATGCAGAAGCGCGTGGCCCCTGCCTGCCTGGCGCGCTGCGCGGCTTCGCGCACCGCGTCCACGCCCATGAGCTTGCCGGCGGTCAGGCCGGTGTCGAAATGCACCGACTGCGGGCAATAGCCGCAGTCCTCCGGGCAACCGCCGGTCTTCACCGACAGCAGCGTGGCGAGTTCCACCTCGCCCGGGTCGAACTGCTCGCGGTGCACGGTCTGCGCGCGGTGCAGCAGCTCGGAGAACGGCA
The sequence above is a segment of the Hydrogenophaga sp. BPS33 genome. Coding sequences within it:
- a CDS encoding GFA family protein; translated protein: MTDKNLDERTVYEAGCHCGTVRFTLRLTDGLRTARRCNCSYCRMRGAVAVSANLDDIKVTQGEDALTLYRFNTGEAKHYFCSQCGIYTFHQRRSSPHQYGVNVACIEGMSPFDFAEVPVNEGRMHPKDRAGGGSVVAGWLRYQANPEADPS
- a CDS encoding histidine phosphatase family protein, whose product is MKLWMLRHAPVLLPPGLCYGASDVAADTALTREAAKAFAPLPPQGTPVWVSGLQRAQQLAGALQTERPDLGAVRVDTRLNEMDFGTWELQRWDAVPRSAFDEWMADFAHHRFGGMESTQQLLYRVAAALGDLRPATSTDVVWVTHAGVIRAVQHIVGSGGPHIREAGEWPKDAPLPGAWMSLEF
- a CDS encoding adenosylcobinamide-GDP ribazoletransferase — its product is MSRFLRHFLLALQFFTRIPVTGRVAEWVGFSPAMLRASAAHFPGVGWVVGLLSAAVFYGALWLLPPLPAAPWVAALVCTIFSVLLTGAFHEDGLADLADGLGGSAQRERALDIMKDSRIGSYGAIALVLALLTKTALLALLAQMGPWLAVVALFAAHVTSRTLPLFIIRTLPHVGDTAQSKSKPLAESLSNAGLWAGLLWWALAMALVWWQRPGATWAVAVLASLLGLAWMWRLLQRRLQGFTGDGLGATQQVCEVLFYLGVCVSFSPFLSFLPFSSP
- the cobT gene encoding nicotinate-nucleotide--dimethylbenzimidazole phosphoribosyltransferase, coding for MNTTIPDITQAELAQTLQHALDNKTKPLGSLGRLEALAQRIGLILGTATPELHAPQMLVCAADHGLAARGVSAYPSDVTWQMVENFLAGGAAVSVLARQHGIGLTVVDCGVRHDFAPREGLLIRKIAPGTADALEGPAMTAEQCQQAIDNGRAVVRGLPGNALLLGEMGIGNTSAASLLLARLAGLGIADVTGAGTGLDAEAVQRKIAILRDVLARHADARAPLDVLAAFGGFEIATLVGAVLQAAEERRVIVVDGFIATSAVLVASHLQPHVLQRCVFAHRSGERGHALMLAHLRAEPLLDLGLRLGEGSGAALAWPLLMSACAVLREMASFESAGVSRSGEATPSTP
- a CDS encoding cobyric acid synthase, translating into MTACCVMVLGTTSGAGKSWLTTALCRHYARQGLKVAPFKAQNMSNNARVVDAGEIGSAQYFQSLAARAEPDVRMNPLLLKPEADTRSQVVLMGQVSEALSNMPWRGRSLHVWPQIAAALDALREENDVVVIEGAGSPAEINLHASDIVNMRVALHAQARCLLVTDIDRGGAFAHLYGTWALLPPEERALIHGFVLNKFRGDATLLAPAPQQLQDLTGVPTVATLPMWWQHGLPEEDGVFDDKTRASGTVQTTIAVIAYPRLSNLDEFQPLKNVPGVRLVWARTPADCAGADWIVLPGSKATAADLAWLRAQGLDRAVAAHAEQGGAVLGVCGGLQMLGEALVDTHGIDGNAPGLGLLPLVTQFDPQKTVRHTHTTFGELQGPWAALSRVEAAGYEIHHGQTLPHAAMAAAGDVAREALPHGLGWQNARGNVLGVYLHGLFEDPRVLQALFGATVPTLDTVFDGLADYIQTHFEPGVLDQLIASPTP
- a CDS encoding aminotransferase class I/II-fold pyridoxal phosphate-dependent enzyme, encoding MNRTHGGPDALGVAAWDFSTNANACGPCPTARAAVQGADARHYADPAYTSLREAIAAFHAVDAGRIVLAGSASEFIGRITAWVAREGGRRAWWPALAYGDYAQAAQAWRFERTREPAQADLAWLCEPASPLGAADPLAQAVAGSALQVVLDRAYEPLRLRGVCSLDPVAQNRVWQLWTPNKALGLTGVRGAYAIAPEHALAEARALDQLAPSWPLGAHAVALLDAWLSCASQDWLAQSLPTLRQWKQNLTAMLSDLGWTVLPSDANFFCAAPPQALHLPALRAHGIKLRDTTSFGLPGHFRLSAQPPEALHALHHALLAQRERVA
- the cbiB gene encoding adenosylcobinamide-phosphate synthase CbiB, with the protein product MFELITPSIVAPLALLVALALDGAWGEPPARWHPVVGIGRYLSFMGQRIAPPATPTVAAAAAAFALRAFLLGALAWCLGASAMVALAFALVSAMAAWPWWLQAVVLGVLLKPLLAWRMLRDEVRAVEAALGTSLQAGRERLSWLVSRDTSALSAQQVRESAIESLAENLNDSVVAPLFWFAIAGLPGAALYRFANTADAMWGYRGERHGRDWTWAGKWAARADDVLSWLPARLTGVLLGLLGAAPRLRALPAQARRTPSPNSGWPMAAMALALDVRLSKPGVYELHGDGHLAQSGDTAQALQLAGRVVRVLALAALVWAAFFWKAFV
- the bioF gene encoding 8-amino-7-oxononanoate synthase — protein: MTWLNEFDDRLAALDAQTLRRRRREVVPEQGARLNVEGVSLLAFCSNDYLGLAQSPALREAVHAAVERYGVGSGASPMVSGHSVANGALERELAEAVGLPRALYFYAGYATNASIVPALVGEGDALFSDALNHACLIDGARLSKATVHRFRHADLAQLDAQLAASAARRKLVISDAVFSMDGDVAELAALHALCERHDALLLIDDAHGFGVLGPQGRGALAAVGLTGANLSPRILYMATLGKALGVAGAFVAGPERLVEWLLQKTRSYTYATAAPALLAEAVRAGLRCVLGEDGERRRHQLHARIAQLREGLARGVDPALDAAGWSLMPSDTAIQPLVIGDNEDALTVMASLREQGLWVPAIRPPTVPAGTARLRIALSAAHEAADVDALLRALRTAARTCAGASRELEEA
- the bioD gene encoding dethiobiotin synthase; the protein is MAFDGCFVTGTDTGVGKTLISTALLQALARRHRRVVGMKPVAAGLIEHQGAWVSEDVLALRAASTVAVPPELDNPVALAEPIAPHLAAAHAGRHVGVTELLAAHRALKAQADVVLVEGAGGWRVPLNGTETLADLARAIGAPVVLVVGLRLGCLNHALLTAEAIRADGLELAGWVANAIDPDMPCREENIHTLRRWLPAPLLGRVPYQTPAPAAGEIVLDLPESWQ